The region GCATGGGTGGTGCTGCGCTCCGCGGCGGGCAAGGCACGTGAGATCAGCCCCCTGCTGTGGGTGGTGGCGGCCGGCTTCGTCCTCTATTTCGCGCGCGGGTGGATCGAAACCCTCATCGGGTTGTGACGGTCCAGTTGGCGAGCAACTGCAGCGCCGTCTCCGACGGTGAGCCCGCGTCCGCGGTGTAGATGCACAACGTCTGATCTGGATCACCAAGCACCGCAACGGATTCGTAGTTGACGGTCAGATCGCCGACGACCGGATGGTGGTATCGCTTGATTCCGTTGGTGCGCTCGCGCACGTTGTGATCGGCCCACCACCGACGGAACTCCTGGCTCTTGACCGACAGTTCACCCACCAACTCGACAAGCTGCGGATCGTCGGGGTGGCGTCCTGCGTCGAGGCGCAGGATCGCGACGTTGTCGCGTGCCACCTCTTCCCAGTCGACGAACAGCTCGCGGGTAGATTCGTCAAGAAACGTGTACCGCAACAGGTTTCGGTCACGCGGTGGCATCGCATCGAAGTCGGCCATCAACGCGCGGGCCAGCCGGTTGGCGGCGAGCACGTCCATCCGCCGACCGAACACAAACGCGGGTGTGATGTCGTCGAGTGTCTCGAGGATGCGCTGCACTCCCGGCCGGACCCGCTGCGCAGGCGCAGGCGGGCGGCGACGGGCGCGACGATTCCTGCGCGCGATCTCGAACAGGTAGGCGCGTTCGGTGTCGTCCAGTCGCAGCGCGCGGGCCACAGCGTCGAGCACCTCGTCGGAGACGTTGAGATGACGGCCCTGCTCCAACCGGCTGTAGTAGTCGACGCTCACGCCGGCCAGTTGGGCGACCTCTTCGCGCCTCAGTCCGGGCACCCGACGGGTGCGCCCCGTGCCGCCGACCTCGACATCGTCGACGCTCAGACGCGCACGCCGGGTGCGCAGGAACTCCCTGAGTTCCGCGTTCTGCTCCACCTCCCCAGTCTGAGGGCAGCAGTGGTTTCGTGCCCAGCTAAACGTAGGTCTGCTGGACCTAGGTTGAGCGCGGCCCGATTTAGGGACGTCGTGGACCGGTTTTCCCTTGTTGTCTCGAATACGCGGCACCACCGCCGCTACCGACACAACAAGGAGAGTGCACAGATGACCAGTTCGATCGACACCGCAGCTCAGCTGGCAGGCCGCGTCGCCGTGGTGGCCGGTGCGTCCAGTGGCATCGGTGAAGCCACCGCGAAGCGGCTCGCCGCATCCGGCGCGAAGGTTGCCGTGCTCGCGCGGCGCGCCGACCGTCTGGAGAAGCTCGTCAACGAGATCGAGGAATCCGGCGGGACGGCGCTCGCCATCGCCGCCGACGTGACCGACGCCGAAGCGCTGCGCGCCGCGGCCGACCGGATCGCGACCGAATTGGGCACCGTGGACCTGCTTTTCAACAACGCAGGCGTCATGCTGCCCGCCCCCGTCGACGAGTTGCCGATCGAGCAGTGGCAGCGCCAGATCGACATCAACGTCGGCGGGTTGATGAACGCGATCGCCGCGTTCGTGCCGCAGCTGATTGCGGCGGCCGCTGAGAAGGGCGTCGCCGATCTGATCAACACGTCGTCGATCGCCGCGCAGAACATCTTCCCGAACTTCGCGGTGTACTCGGGCACCAAGGCGTACGTCACCCACATGTCGCGAACACTGCGTGCCGAACTCGGCGCCAAGAACGTCCGCGTCTCGGCCATCGAGCCGGGCATCGTGGAGACCGAGCTACAAGGTCACGTGACCGACGCGGGAGCGCAGGAGTGGCTGGAAAGCACCAGGGGTCAGATTGATTGGCTGGCGCCTGCCGACGTCGCCGAGGCCGTCAACTTCCTGGCCGTACAGCCGGCGCGGGTGAACATTCAGCAGCTGACGATCATGCCGACCAAGCAGGCCTCGTAGGCCGGTTGCCGCTACCGCTTGTTGCCGCCCACCTCGGCGGGTAGCGGTGGCGGCAACGGCGTCGTCGGTGTAGGCGTGTCAGGTGCCGGGCCGGGGCCGGGGCCTGCGGGTGCGTCAGCGCGGTAGGTGTCCACCAACTGCTCTTTGCGAATCACGTTGTCGCCCTGGCTGATCACCAGCGACTCCGCGGTGACGGTGTAGGTGATGCCGTCGTTGTCGACGACGTAGCCGTCACCGGACTGCGCAGCGGGCAGGATCAGCTTGGCGCCGTCGCGCACCCGCACGCCCCGGTACTCGTACCGCCCGTCCGGCGTCTTGCAGATCGCCACCCGCGAGGTATCGGTGCTGCCGTAGAGGACGGCCGTGCTGGGCGAGGCGCACCGCGCGGTGGAGTCGACGTAGCCCTGACTGTCGGTCGACGGCGCGGCGGCAGCCGACGGCAGCACCGCACATGCCACGCATGCCGCCGTGGCGAAGGCCAGTCGCGCTGTCCGCGCTCTCGGAGACGTCATCGATTCTCACGACAGCACGGCGGGGCGTTTTAACGCGAGCGTCGACGCCGAATCACAACAAAATCGTTAGCTTCGGCGCCGTTGCTTCTCGGTGTCGGCCAGTTCCTCCAACCGGTCGGCGCGCGTGACCTTGTTGGCCGCGGTGTCACGTTTGTCCTTGGCGTCGTCAAGCTTCGCATCGGCTGCCGCCACTGCGCTTTGCTCGGCCGCCCGGATCATCGCCTCTTCTTCGCGTTTGGCCGCTTCGGCCGCGCCTTCGCGCTGTGCTGCGGCCTCGTCGGCCCGCTTGTGGCCTGTGGCGATGCGCTTTTCGGCGCTGTCGACCGCGGCGCGTTTGCGGTTCTGAGCCGCCGCGCGCGCGTTCTTGGCTTCGGACTCCTCCTCGGCCCGCGCTTGTTCGCGTTCCTGGGCCGCTTTCTCGCGGCTGGCCCTGACATTGGCCCCGGCGGCCTTGATGTTCTCGCTTGCGGCCTCGTCGAGTTTGGCCGCCTGCCGCAGCGCGTCGCTGCGTTCGACCAGTTCGGCGCCGCGCTGTTCGAGTTCCGGGACACGCAGCGCATTCCCGACGGTCATGTCCAGCATGCCGAGTGAACGTTCGAAGAACAGCCGCGCCGGCGCGTCAGACTCCATCCGGCTGAACACCCGCTCGTCGACCAACTGCAGCGGCAAGCGCGCCAGCCGGTACTGCATCTTGAGGACTGCGAACGGGATATCGGTGATGCTCATCGGTCACTCCTCGTTTCGGCCTGTGCCCTGAGTCGGTCCGCCTCAGCACGCGCCCTGGCGGACTCGCGGACCGCATCCTTGTGGTCGTCGAGCGCGTCGGCGACTTCCTCGTCCGCGGCCTGGGTGGCCTCCCGCTGCTCTGCCTTGGCCTGCTCGATCCGCTGCTGTGCGTCGCGTTCCGCGTCGGCCTTCTGCTTCACCAGGTCCTGATGTGCGGCCTGCTCCGCGGCTTGCTTTTGCGCGGCCTGATCCGCGCGGATCTCGGTTTCCTCAGCCGCCGCTTCGGCGTGCACGGCGCTGCGCTCCGCGGCGCCTTCGCGCTTGGCCTCGACAGCTTGGGCGCGCGCCTCGCGCGCCTCGGCGTCGGCGATGGCCTCGACCTTGCTGGCCTCCTTGCGCTGCTGCGCCTCGGTCTGCTCGAGTTGACCCTCGGCGGTCAGCGAATCGTTACCGGTCACCGCGCCGACGACTTCCTTGGCCTTACCTTTCACGGAGTCGATCAAGCCCTTACGAGCCTGGTCGGCTTTTCCGGAATCGGTCATCCCAGTTCCCCTCCTTCATCGGTTACTCGCACGCATTCCTCGTATCGGGCGGGCCAAAACCCGATGTGGTGTCCGACACTGACGTCGATCAACGACGTGCGGGAAAGTCGGGTGCATCGGTGCGGCCCAGCAGGAACCCCAGCGCGAGCATCACCACGGCCAACGCGAAATGCAGCCAGTTGTCCGCCGAGTTGACGGGCACGAAGTTGGCTCCTGAACCGTGGTCGATCAGCAGCCCGTACAGGAACAGCACCGCGTAGATGATTCCGCCGCCGATCAAGTAGCCCTTGGCGCCGTTGAAGGTTCGTGCCAGCGCCAGTCCCGCCACGCCGAAGGCCAGGTGGACGATGTTGTGCAGCACCGAAACGTTGAAGATGCCAAGCAACTGCGCGTCGGAATGGTGGCCTGCGAACGTCAGCATGTCGTAGTTCGTCGTGATGCCCGGTATGAAGCCCAGCACCCCGACGAGCAGGAACACCGCGCCCATCGCGAGCGCCGCCCACTGGACCGGGGCGCGCCGCGCCGTGGGCGCTGCAACCGGAGTGCCTTGTGATCCTGGAACAGCCACGTGAAAACCTCTCGTTCTTGGTTGGCGGTCCACCCGGGTTAGCCAGTCGCGCGCGATCCAAACGCGGATAGGGTCGGAATATGAGCGGCGCAGAGCAGCGCGCCGGAGTAGCGCTGACCAATCTCGATCAGCCGCTGAGCCCGGTGTCGAACGCGACCAAGCGTGATCTGGTCGACTATCTGGATGCGGTCGCCGACCGGATGCTGCCCGGCCTGGCCTACCGGCCACTGACCGTGATGCGGGTGTTGCGTGGGCAGGCGCCGTTCATGCAGAAGAACGCGCCGAAGTACACCCCCGACTGGGTGAAGACCGTCTCGATCTGGGCTGAGGCGTCCCGACGCGAAGTGCACTATCCGCTGTGCAACGATCGGCGCACTCTGCTGTGGCTGGCCAACCAGCGTGCCGTCGAATATCACCCGTCGCTGGGGCTGGCC is a window of Mycobacterium sp. 3519A DNA encoding:
- a CDS encoding IF2 family translation initiation factor; this encodes MSITDIPFAVLKMQYRLARLPLQLVDERVFSRMESDAPARLFFERSLGMLDMTVGNALRVPELEQRGAELVERSDALRQAAKLDEAASENIKAAGANVRASREKAAQEREQARAEEESEAKNARAAAQNRKRAAVDSAEKRIATGHKRADEAAAQREGAAEAAKREEEAMIRAAEQSAVAAADAKLDDAKDKRDTAANKVTRADRLEELADTEKQRRRS
- a CDS encoding helix-turn-helix transcriptional regulator, which codes for MEQNAELREFLRTRRARLSVDDVEVGGTGRTRRVPGLRREEVAQLAGVSVDYYSRLEQGRHLNVSDEVLDAVARALRLDDTERAYLFEIARRNRRARRRPPAPAQRVRPGVQRILETLDDITPAFVFGRRMDVLAANRLARALMADFDAMPPRDRNLLRYTFLDESTRELFVDWEEVARDNVAILRLDAGRHPDDPQLVELVGELSVKSQEFRRWWADHNVRERTNGIKRYHHPVVGDLTVNYESVAVLGDPDQTLCIYTADAGSPSETALQLLANWTVTTR
- a CDS encoding SDR family oxidoreductase → MTSSIDTAAQLAGRVAVVAGASSGIGEATAKRLAASGAKVAVLARRADRLEKLVNEIEESGGTALAIAADVTDAEALRAAADRIATELGTVDLLFNNAGVMLPAPVDELPIEQWQRQIDINVGGLMNAIAAFVPQLIAAAAEKGVADLINTSSIAAQNIFPNFAVYSGTKAYVTHMSRTLRAELGAKNVRVSAIEPGIVETELQGHVTDAGAQEWLESTRGQIDWLAPADVAEAVNFLAVQPARVNIQQLTIMPTKQAS
- a CDS encoding DUF4383 domain-containing protein is translated as MGAVFLLVGVLGFIPGITTNYDMLTFAGHHSDAQLLGIFNVSVLHNIVHLAFGVAGLALARTFNGAKGYLIGGGIIYAVLFLYGLLIDHGSGANFVPVNSADNWLHFALAVVMLALGFLLGRTDAPDFPARR
- a CDS encoding CsbD family protein — translated: MTDSGKADQARKGLIDSVKGKAKEVVGAVTGNDSLTAEGQLEQTEAQQRKEASKVEAIADAEAREARAQAVEAKREGAAERSAVHAEAAAEETEIRADQAAQKQAAEQAAHQDLVKQKADAERDAQQRIEQAKAEQREATQAADEEVADALDDHKDAVRESARARAEADRLRAQAETRSDR